Proteins encoded by one window of Mercenaria mercenaria strain notata chromosome 4, MADL_Memer_1, whole genome shotgun sequence:
- the LOC128556738 gene encoding ceramide synthase 5-like gives MSLFKFIWNEEFWFSNVTDGEAIVWNEFMKQKETGEYFPVALDLMWSIPFGFIMILIRRLLQSSVLIKLGYYMGVPKTKGVNIAECSVLEQAYRNGHQNDKRTLEKISKQTDMSTRQMEIWFRKRAKKDILTDIQRFTESTWHLFVRGSSFLIGLFLLWNKPWFWKTKYAWLDWPKHYVFDDIYCYYILELSIYWHLIFNLLMDHKRKDFWLSAVHHFCTIVLMYFGWVLNFVRIGTFILLVHDASDPWVDLGKILVYSKKKRSSEIVFVIFVFVWLLSKDGIYPFILLNSTTFEAYKYLPVTNYMLIFFNVFLYILMILHIMWTYNIFEVIVNKLRHGELKDVRSESEHDSGDTDGE, from the coding sequence ATGTCTTTATTCAAATTCATTTGGAACGAGGAATTTTGGTTTTCAAATGTAACTGATGGCGAAGCTATTGTGtggaatgaatttatgaaacagaaagaaactggagaATATTTTCCCGTAGCTTTAGATCTAATGTGGTCTATCCCTTTTGGATTCATAATGATTTTGATTCGACGATTGTTACAGTCCAGCGTTCTTATCAAGCTTGGATATTACATGGGTGTTCCAAAAACAAAAGGTGTAAACATTGCAGAATGTTCCGTACTAGAGCAGGCATATAGGAACGGACACCAAAACGACAAACGGACTTTAGAGAAGATTTCGAAGCAGACGGATATGTCCACTCGGCAGATGGAAATATGGTTCCGGAAAAGAGCGAAAAAGGACATTCTGACAGATATTCAGAGATTTACCGAAAGTACATGGCACCTTTTTGTTCGAGGATCTTCATTTTTGATCGGATTGTTTTTGCTGTGGAATAAACCATGGTTTTGGAAAACGAAATACGCTTGGCTTGACTGGCCAAAACATTATGTCTTTGATGACATATACTGTTATTATATACTCGAACTCTCCATATACTGGCATCTTATCTTTAACTTACTTATGGACCATAAGAGGAAAGACTTTTGGCTTTCAGCTGTTCACCATTTTTGCACAATAGTTTTGATGTACTTTGGATGGGTACTGAATTTCGTTAGAATCGGCACATTCATTCTTTTAGTCCATGATGCCTCCGATCCATGGGTTGACCTTGGTAAAATACTGGTATACAGCAAGAAGAAACGGTCTTCAGAAAtagtttttgtaatttttgtctTCGTGTGGCTATTGAGTAAGGATGGTATATACCCATTTATACTTCTAAATAGCACCACCTTTGAGGCATACAAATACCTTCCTGTCACGAATTATATGCTGATCTTTTTCAACGTATTTCTGTACATTCTCATGATTTTGCATATTATGTGGACATACAACATTTTCGAGGTCATCGTGAATAAACTCAGACATGGTGAACTTAAAGATGTAAGGAGCGAGTCGGAACATGACAGCGGAGACACTGATGGAGAATAG